A single genomic interval of Gemmatimonadota bacterium harbors:
- a CDS encoding carbohydrate binding family 9 domain-containing protein, translating into MLEPLPLARLDFVIEFDGVVDEGGWELIDPLAMTMYSPVFDGPLTEETEIRLAYDDEYLYVAGRLHDSDPAGIEINTLYRDLYSGDDILAVVIDSYNDYETAVWFVSSPAGVRNDRTVANDAEFTQGMPMNSDWNAHWDVRTSIGDHGWHAEFRIPFSTLGFQVEDDVVTMGVIAYRFIPRKNERHTFPAIEPRWGGLGFAKPSRARRVTLEGVKQGKPVYLTPFALGGAGYLPALPDGADAWESDRDLTRELGMDLRWSPTSNLTVDLTVNTDFAQVEADDQQVNLTRFPLFFPEKRQFFQERASTFQFSTGGFTDRLFHSRRIGLEGGEIVRIFGGARAVGRLGGMDFGFLDMQLAGSDGESGENLGVLRLNQRIFNDYSSVGGMITSRLGNSGRDNVAVALDLSVRPLGDEYVSAKWARTFDEAIEEADGLATALFLARWERRRDDGFSYVFEGRRVGVDFRPGLGFQSRRDFFSYGGELRYRHLMSDESSLQSVGFNLTGERFHLIEGRELESATLAPVFNLEFRTGHNLDFTATRSFEMLGDPFVIAGVEVPEGEYGFTEGKADLRFPRAKRFRGNYSVTAGTFYDGARIGVSGNPTFTFSRHFELGGGYEVNRVSFPERSTGVTTQVWRLKTQFAYDARLSLTLFGQYSNVAELTSVNARLRYHFSEGTDLWLVWNEGLNMERANGLDPRLPLSAGRSFMIKYTRALVF; encoded by the coding sequence GTGCTCGAACCTCTCCCGCTGGCGCGGCTCGACTTCGTCATAGAGTTCGACGGAGTGGTTGACGAAGGGGGCTGGGAGCTGATCGATCCTCTGGCCATGACCATGTACTCGCCGGTATTCGACGGTCCGCTCACGGAGGAGACCGAAATCCGACTGGCCTACGACGACGAATATCTCTACGTCGCCGGTCGCCTTCACGACTCCGATCCCGCCGGGATCGAGATCAACACCCTCTACCGGGATCTCTACAGCGGCGACGACATTCTGGCGGTGGTCATCGACAGCTACAACGACTACGAGACCGCCGTCTGGTTCGTCTCAAGCCCGGCAGGGGTGCGAAACGACCGCACCGTCGCCAACGACGCCGAGTTCACCCAGGGCATGCCCATGAACTCCGACTGGAACGCGCACTGGGATGTGCGCACCAGCATCGGTGACCACGGTTGGCATGCGGAGTTCCGCATCCCCTTTTCGACCTTGGGATTCCAGGTCGAAGACGACGTGGTAACCATGGGAGTCATCGCCTATCGATTCATCCCGCGCAAGAACGAACGCCACACCTTCCCTGCGATCGAACCTCGTTGGGGAGGCCTGGGCTTCGCGAAGCCGTCGCGCGCTCGCCGGGTGACCCTTGAAGGTGTGAAACAGGGAAAGCCGGTGTACCTGACGCCCTTCGCGCTGGGTGGCGCCGGATACCTTCCCGCCCTCCCCGACGGCGCCGACGCGTGGGAATCGGATCGCGACCTCACCCGCGAACTGGGCATGGATCTGAGGTGGTCGCCGACCTCCAACCTTACCGTGGATCTCACCGTCAACACCGACTTCGCGCAGGTGGAGGCCGACGATCAGCAGGTGAACCTCACCCGCTTTCCGCTCTTCTTTCCGGAAAAGCGCCAGTTCTTCCAGGAGCGAGCCTCGACCTTCCAGTTCAGCACGGGGGGATTCACCGACCGGCTCTTCCACAGCAGGCGCATCGGACTCGAGGGCGGTGAGATCGTGCGCATCTTCGGGGGCGCGCGGGCGGTGGGGCGGCTCGGCGGAATGGATTTCGGTTTCCTCGACATGCAGCTTGCCGGAAGCGACGGGGAGTCCGGCGAGAACCTCGGCGTGCTGAGGTTGAACCAGAGGATCTTCAACGACTACTCCTCGGTCGGCGGCATGATCACCTCTCGACTAGGGAATTCGGGTCGCGACAACGTGGCGGTGGCTCTCGATCTCTCGGTCCGACCCCTCGGCGACGAGTACGTCAGCGCCAAATGGGCTCGCACCTTCGACGAGGCGATCGAAGAGGCGGACGGCCTGGCCACGGCTCTCTTTCTGGCCCGCTGGGAACGCCGCCGGGACGACGGCTTCTCATACGTCTTCGAGGGCAGGCGGGTCGGAGTCGACTTCCGCCCGGGGCTCGGCTTTCAGTCGCGCAGGGATTTTTTCAGCTACGGCGGGGAGCTGCGCTATCGTCATCTGATGTCGGACGAATCCTCCCTCCAGTCCGTCGGCTTCAATCTGACGGGCGAGCGCTTCCACCTGATCGAAGGACGCGAGCTGGAGTCCGCTACCCTGGCTCCGGTCTTCAATCTGGAGTTCCGCACCGGCCACAATCTCGACTTCACCGCGACCCGATCCTTCGAGATGCTCGGAGATCCGTTCGTGATCGCAGGCGTGGAAGTGCCTGAGGGCGAGTACGGCTTCACCGAGGGCAAGGCCGACTTGCGTTTTCCCCGGGCGAAGAGATTTCGGGGGAACTACTCCGTCACGGCCGGCACCTTCTACGACGGCGCGCGCATCGGCGTCTCAGGCAATCCGACTTTCACCTTCTCTCGCCACTTCGAGCTCGGCGGCGGCTACGAGGTGAACCGGGTCTCCTTCCCGGAGCGCTCGACCGGCGTGACCACCCAGGTCTGGCGGCTCAAGACCCAGTTCGCCTACGACGCCCGCCTCTCCCTCACCCTGTTCGGCCAATACTCGAACGTCGCGGAGCTGACGAGCGTGAACGCCCGGCTTCGCTACCATTTCAGCGAAGGCACCGATCTCTGGCTGGTCTGGAACGAAGGATTGAACATGGAGCGCGCCAACGGACTCGATCCTCGCCTGCCGCTCTCGGCAGGACGCTCCTTCATGATCAAGTACACGCGGGCGCTCGTGTTCTGA
- a CDS encoding aminotransferase class V-fold PLP-dependent enzyme codes for MKDQTTVIHGGYETEPTTKSVAVPIYQTVAYEFDNAQHGADLFDLVVPGNIYTRIMNPTVDVLERRLAALEGGIGALGVSSGSAAINYAVLTIAKAGNNVVTTPQLYGGTYTLFAHMLPELGIDVRFAADDSAAAVAALIDDNTVAVYTESIGNPAGNIVDIEALARVAHERGVPLIVDNTVATPVLLKPIEYGADVVVHSLTKYIGGHGIALGGVIVDSGRFPWTEHAERFPGLTQPEPSYHGVVYTEAMGEAAYIARARTVPLRNTGSALSPHNAFHILQGLETLPIRMERHVENARKVADYLSAHERVSWVRYPGLPDSEYYELARKYTGGRPSALVSFGVDGDFDSAVRFYDSLALFKRLVNIGDAKSLATHPASTTHRQLTAEEQTSAGVTPNLIRLSVGIEDIDDILADLDHGLARSAVTRAA; via the coding sequence ATGAAGGACCAAACCACAGTAATCCACGGGGGTTACGAGACCGAGCCCACAACCAAGAGCGTGGCGGTGCCGATCTACCAGACGGTCGCCTACGAGTTCGACAACGCCCAGCACGGCGCCGATCTCTTCGACCTCGTGGTGCCCGGGAACATTTACACCCGGATCATGAATCCGACCGTGGACGTGCTCGAACGTCGCCTGGCGGCGCTGGAGGGCGGGATCGGTGCGCTCGGCGTCAGCTCGGGGAGCGCGGCGATCAACTACGCCGTCCTCACAATCGCCAAGGCCGGCAACAATGTCGTGACCACGCCTCAGCTTTACGGAGGCACCTACACCCTCTTCGCTCACATGCTGCCCGAGCTGGGGATCGACGTTCGGTTCGCGGCCGACGACTCCGCCGCCGCAGTGGCGGCCCTGATCGACGATAACACGGTCGCGGTCTACACCGAGTCCATCGGCAACCCGGCGGGCAACATCGTCGACATCGAGGCTCTGGCCCGGGTGGCGCACGAACGCGGCGTGCCGCTGATCGTGGACAACACGGTCGCGACTCCCGTGCTCCTCAAGCCGATCGAGTACGGCGCCGACGTGGTGGTGCACTCGCTGACCAAGTACATCGGCGGCCACGGGATCGCGCTGGGGGGCGTGATCGTCGACAGCGGACGCTTCCCCTGGACCGAACACGCCGAGCGCTTCCCGGGGCTGACGCAGCCCGAGCCTTCCTACCATGGCGTAGTCTACACCGAGGCCATGGGCGAGGCCGCCTATATCGCCCGCGCCCGGACGGTTCCGCTGCGCAATACCGGGTCGGCGCTCTCACCCCACAACGCCTTCCACATCCTTCAGGGTTTGGAGACTCTACCCATCAGAATGGAGCGCCACGTCGAGAACGCCCGCAAGGTCGCCGACTACCTTAGCGCGCACGAGCGGGTCTCCTGGGTTCGCTACCCCGGACTTCCGGACTCCGAGTACTACGAACTGGCGCGGAAGTACACCGGCGGACGCCCGTCCGCTCTCGTGAGCTTCGGTGTCGACGGCGACTTCGATTCAGCGGTCCGGTTCTACGACTCCCTGGCGCTCTTCAAGCGGCTGGTGAACATCGGCGACGCCAAGTCGCTGGCGACCCACCCCGCATCGACCACCCACCGTCAGCTCACCGCTGAGGAACAGACGAGCGCCGGGGTGACCCCGAACCTCATTCGTCTTTCGGTCGGCATCGAGGACATCGACGACATTCTGGCCGACCTCGACCACGGACTCGCCAGGAGCGCCGTGACCCGGGCGGCCTAG
- a CDS encoding M28 family peptidase: MDNASHGITALHPKNVVLIVTVLGGFVPGAAAPAVTAAQEAATTGLVGFTADRAERQAFCEAEFLGLPSSDSFREHLRTITSEPHPAGSEAQKRVGEYLAAVMERSGLEVRSHPYDIYLPELTDDVEAHIVTPTALRLSNREPALPEDRFSGHPDLLNGWNAFSGTGDVTGEVVYANFGRREDYLALDSMGVSVEGRIVIARYGGNFRGYKVKFAEERGAAGVIMFNDPGFGATGDIYPQGPMMNGETIQRGSVLTLPWTGDPLTPFVPALPVDGDRQVERLDPSEIALHTIPVLPLGSNAAGEILRRMEGETVPPGWAGGIDAPYRLTGGTDLTVRVRVNQPKRLTRAVNVVGTVRGSEYPDEWFVLGSHYDPWGFGAIDPNGGTAMLLVLAEALGELRERGCEPRRSIMIAHWDAEEAGILGSTEWVEEFLEELEANAVAYVNADAAVSGGNFGASSSPSLKGPILEATKVVERPGEGRSLYDWWMERAPEGSVEPNLGNLGGGSDHVAFYTHAGVPSAGLSSGAPSGVYHSNYDNFAWYERFGDVDFVFGPMVARADGVLALRFANADILPYDVVRYADDVRTHVETLYAVAEARRLSVGFDDLLAATVGLEAAARELDGARARVVAADRVDPALAEGVNRMLIGLEKAWLNDRGLQDRPWSRSLYVSPDPFSGYASWMLPGLRYEIETDDRGDLPGWERVYVNAVNDLSERMRAVTLALAEEG; this comes from the coding sequence GTGGACAATGCCTCCCACGGCATCACGGCGCTGCATCCGAAAAACGTCGTGCTCATCGTCACCGTCCTCGGGGGATTCGTCCCGGGGGCGGCGGCACCCGCTGTAACCGCGGCGCAGGAAGCCGCGACGACCGGACTGGTCGGTTTCACCGCCGACCGCGCCGAACGGCAAGCGTTCTGCGAAGCGGAGTTCCTCGGTCTGCCTTCGAGCGACTCGTTCCGCGAACACCTGCGCACCATCACGTCGGAGCCGCATCCGGCCGGATCCGAGGCCCAGAAGAGGGTCGGCGAGTACCTGGCCGCCGTCATGGAGCGGTCTGGGCTCGAGGTCAGGTCGCATCCTTACGACATTTACCTGCCGGAGCTCACCGACGACGTGGAGGCGCACATCGTCACGCCGACGGCCCTGCGCCTCTCCAACCGCGAGCCCGCGCTCCCCGAGGACCGTTTCAGCGGCCACCCCGATCTGCTGAACGGTTGGAACGCCTTTTCGGGTACCGGCGACGTGACCGGAGAGGTGGTCTACGCCAACTTCGGACGCAGGGAGGACTACCTCGCGCTCGACTCGATGGGCGTTTCGGTGGAAGGTCGCATCGTCATCGCGCGCTACGGCGGCAACTTCCGAGGCTACAAGGTGAAGTTCGCCGAGGAGCGAGGAGCCGCAGGCGTCATCATGTTCAACGATCCCGGCTTCGGCGCTACAGGCGACATCTACCCCCAGGGGCCGATGATGAACGGCGAGACCATCCAGAGGGGTTCGGTGCTGACCCTGCCCTGGACCGGGGACCCGCTTACCCCGTTCGTGCCCGCGCTGCCTGTGGACGGCGACCGTCAGGTGGAGCGGCTCGATCCATCCGAGATCGCCCTGCACACAATTCCCGTGTTACCTCTCGGTTCGAACGCCGCCGGAGAGATACTGCGCAGAATGGAGGGCGAGACGGTTCCGCCGGGATGGGCGGGCGGCATCGACGCCCCCTACCGGCTGACCGGCGGCACCGACCTCACCGTGCGCGTCCGAGTCAACCAACCCAAGCGGCTCACCCGGGCGGTAAACGTCGTAGGCACGGTACGCGGGTCGGAGTATCCCGACGAGTGGTTCGTGCTCGGCTCCCATTACGATCCGTGGGGCTTCGGGGCGATCGACCCCAACGGAGGCACGGCGATGCTCCTCGTCCTCGCCGAAGCTCTGGGCGAACTCCGGGAGCGGGGCTGCGAGCCTCGGCGGTCGATCATGATCGCTCACTGGGACGCCGAAGAGGCAGGCATCCTGGGCTCGACCGAGTGGGTGGAGGAGTTCCTGGAAGAGCTGGAGGCGAACGCCGTCGCCTACGTCAACGCCGATGCCGCCGTCTCCGGGGGCAACTTCGGAGCGTCCTCGTCTCCTTCCTTGAAAGGACCGATCCTCGAAGCGACGAAGGTCGTGGAACGCCCGGGCGAAGGTCGCTCGCTATACGACTGGTGGATGGAGAGGGCGCCCGAGGGTTCGGTGGAGCCCAACCTTGGGAATCTGGGGGGCGGTTCCGATCACGTCGCCTTCTACACTCACGCCGGAGTGCCTTCCGCCGGGCTCAGTTCAGGAGCGCCGAGCGGGGTCTACCACTCCAACTACGACAACTTCGCCTGGTACGAACGCTTCGGGGACGTCGATTTCGTCTTCGGCCCCATGGTGGCGAGGGCCGACGGCGTGCTCGCTCTGCGTTTTGCCAACGCCGACATCCTTCCGTACGACGTGGTCCGCTACGCCGACGACGTGCGCACCCACGTCGAGACCCTGTACGCCGTGGCCGAAGCGCGTCGGCTCTCGGTCGGCTTCGACGATCTGCTGGCGGCCACCGTCGGACTGGAGGCGGCCGCTCGCGAGCTCGACGGCGCCCGCGCTCGCGTGGTAGCGGCCGACCGGGTCGATCCGGCTCTGGCCGAGGGGGTGAACCGGATGCTGATCGGACTGGAGAAGGCTTGGTTGAACGATCGCGGTCTTCAGGACCGGCCTTGGTCGCGCTCCCTCTACGTCTCGCCCGACCCGTTCAGCGGCTACGCCTCCTGGATGCTTCCGGGACTGCGCTACGAGATCGAGACCGACGATCGCGGCGACCTTCCCGGCTGGGAGCGAGTCTACGTCAATGCCGTGAACGACCTCTCGGAGCGCATGCGCGCAGTCACGCTGGCGCTCGCCGAAGAGGGATAG